TGGTCGCGCCAGGCACTTTTGATGTGTTTGCGCGGGATGCGCAGCTCACTGCGTAAAGCCCAGAGCTTGGGCTTTTTATAGCAGTGTGGGGATAAAATTACGCTAAGCTTGGCCTTAGTTAAAAGCTTGCTCTAAAAGTTGCACTTAGGTTGACAAGTAGCAACGGAGCAGACGGACACAGGCAACCGATGCACCTAAGCCAGCATCTGGGGTAGCAAGACCAGGCGCGAAGCAAAGCACTTTGTTATTACGTATTGATTAACAGGATAATGACTTATTTTCCAACCCAATACTTACCGTGTACTGCTTCCCGTTGGGCATGGATGTTGGGCCTGCCCTTCCTACTACTTGATGCGGGCCAGCCACTACGGGCGCAAACCTTCCCTTCCCGCGCCGAGCAAATCCGCCGGGTCGAAACGGGCTTGCTACCCAGCGTGCGCTTCGTGGGCGATTCTGTCTGGACGATGGCCGCACGCATGAAACATTACGGGGTTCCTGGCGTGAGTATTGCCGTCATATATGACTCAAAAGTTATCTGGGCGAAAGCTTACGGCGTTGTAGACCGCGCCAGTAAAGTATCTGTCACGACTCACACGCTGTTCCAGGCCGCCTCCATCAGCAAGGCGGTAACTGCCTATGCGGCGCTGCGGCAAGTGGAACAGGGCCAATTGCACTTAGACGGCAATGTGAACGACGAGCTGCGCACCTGGCACTTGCCCGATAATGCGTTCACCCAAACCCAGAAAGTGACGCTGCGCCGCCTGCTCAGCCACACGGCGGGCGTCGGAGTAGACGGCTTTCCTGGGTATGCCGCCACCGCGCCCATCCCTACCTTACGCCAGATTCTGGAGGGGGAAGCCCCGGCCAATACGGGGCCGGTACGCGTCGAGCAAGTACCCGGCACCGGCTTTCGCTACTCGGGCGGTGGGTATTGCATTGCGCAACAGCTGATGCTTGATGCAGCGAGCACCACCGACTTTGCGGTCCTGATGCAGCAACTCGTACTAGGCCCGCTGGGCATGAAAGCCAGTACGTATGCCCAGCCCCTGCCTGCCACCTGGCAGCCCCTGGCCGCCACGGGCTACGGCCTCGATGGCGCGGCCGTAGCGGGCCGCTGGCATACCTACCCCGAAATGAGCCCGGCGGGCCTGTGGACCACGGCCGCCGACCTGGCCCGGTTCCCGATAGAGGTGCAGCGCACCCTACAGGGCAAAAGCCACCGGGTGCTCTCGCCCGCGATGGCCGCCACCTGGCTTACGCCCGTGCTAACGGACTACGCCGCCCCTGGCCCCTTCGTGCGCCAGTACGGAGACCAAAAACAGGACATCTATTTTGAGCACAGCGGCTGGAACGAAGGCTTTTCGAGCCAGTTCGTGGCCCACCGCGACAAAGGCTACGGCGTGGTCGTGCTTACCAACGCCAACCAACCCTTGTTTGTCAACGAAGTCATCCGAGCCGTAGCCGAAACCTACCAGTGGGCCAATTACAGCTCTCCCCGCTACCAGCGCCAGCCGCTGACCGCTGCCGACACGGTACCGCTAAACGGCCGCTATCGGGCGGGGCCCCTGGAGGCGCTGCAAGTGGTGGGGCATGGAGCGCACCTCTTTTTAAAAGAGGTGGCCGAAGACCCAGTGGAGCTGTTCAAAGTAGCGGACCAGACATTTATGCGCCTCGGTTGGGATGCGCCCGTGCAGCTAGTAGTGAACCCGGCCGATGCTACTCCCCACTTAGTCATACAGCTTCCACACACCCCACCGCGCTACGAGCATGCCCGGCTGGCTCCGGGCGAACAAGTGCCGTTCGACTGGCTCATCCGGGGCTCGTTCGAGCAAGCCGTGTCGGCCTACCAACAAGTCAAAACCAGCAATCCTGCGGAAGCCGCTCTACAGGAAGGGCACCTCAACCAAGTCGGCTACCAACTGCTGAAGGAAACCCAAATGGCTCAGGCCCTGCGCGTATTCACCCTAACTACCTTGCTTTATCCGCAGAGCGGCAATGCCTTCGACAGCTTGGCCGAAGCCTACCTGCACAGCGGTAACAAGGAGCAGGCCCGCGCCAACTATGCGCGCTCGTTGGCCCTAGCCCCCCAGAACAGTAACGCCACTAAAATGCTACTGGAATTATCGAAAAAGTAGCGCTGGCCAACCCAACGCACTTGGAATAATTTCGCTGCGCGTACTATATTTTTCATTTCCTGAGTTTCTTCCTACCTAACAGATTATCAAACTAAGCGCGACTTTTGGGGCAAACTTTTAACCAAGGTCAAGCTTAGCGTAATTTTATCCCCCCGCTGCTATAAGAAGGCCAGCTGGTGCCAGGCATTCATGCTAAACAGCATCGTATCGCCTTACTGTTCAATGTTAACCATAAAAAGAAGGGTGAAAGCCAGTAACAATAGTAATAGCAGGGTTTATCGTTATTTAGGCTATAGCATTACACTAGCCAGCATCCTGGGTCCCAGCATCAGCCACAGATTCAGCCGCACCACGTCGCCCATTGAGTCGCAGTGGTCGAATTTATGGGTGCGGTGGTAGCGGTTGAGGGCGGTTTTCAACTCGTCCACTTTCTCGGCGGGGGCCAGTAGCTGGCGGCGCATCACGTCGAGCAGGGCTTTGAGGCGGTGGCGCTCGGCGCGGGCGCGGCGGGCCATCAGGGTGCGCTCCTCGGCCTGGTACTGGCGCAGGGTGGAGGCTTTGAGCAGGCGGGCGCAGAGCGCCACCACGGGCTGATTATCCGGGAACGACTGCGGCAGGTACATGGCGCGGCGGCCCTCGTAGCTCTGCTGGTCGAAGTCGATAGCCCGCACCCGGTACTGCTCATCCTCGAAGTCGGGCGTCACGTCAACGACGTAGTTATAGGCCCGCATATCGCCCAGCAGCCGGGCAAAGCAGCGCTCATTGAACTTCACGAACTCCTTGGCGATGCGCACCTGGTTGAGGTGCGGCTGGTTGAGCCGCAGCCGGATAAAGTCATCGCCCGGAATGCCGGCAATGTGCTCCTCAATGAGCGTATTACCAGTATCCACCAGGAAGTTCATGGAGTTGGGCGACAGCAGATGCTCTAATTCCAAGCCATACAGGCGCGAGGCATCGGCCTGCTTCACGTAGAAGTAGTCGTAGTTATCGTTGAGCTGATTGAGGATGCGCACCCGAAACGGATGCGAGTTGCCAAAGCGGCAGTAGTCGATGCGGTCGGCCAGCAGGTCGTCGGCAAAGCTGAGGTCGCCGGCCGTTTTGAGCAGCGCATACACCTGCACCAGGCCCTGGCTCAGCTCGTGCATGTGCTGCGGCTCGTAGAACACGGTTTGCCACAGCGTGTCCTTACCCGCCCGGTCGAGCAGCGCAAACGAGTTGCTAAAACGCAGTAAATCGGCGTAGCTTACCGGCAGCGGGGCCTCGCGGTCGTAGTCGCGCAGGTACTGGCGTAGCGCCGGCGTGAGCGGGTAGCTCGGCTTTTTGCGGGAAATATCCACTTATCAGTTATCAATCATCAGTTATCATTTACCTGTAAGCAACCATCACACGTTTTCTGATAATTTGTGATTGATAAATGATAATTGAAAATCATCCCACCAGCTCCGTTACCAGCTCCACGTATTGCTGGCGGGCGGCGTCTTTGCTGAGGCCGGCGAGCTGGTACCAGGCATCGTGCTTGGCGATGGCTTTGAAGTCGAAGCCGCCGGGGCGCGGGCCGGTGGAGTCGCCTTCCGTGGCCTGCTTGTAGAGGGCGTAAAGCTGAAGCAGCACCGTATTGCTGGGCTTAGCGGGCAACTGCTGGGCGCGCTGGGCGGCGATTTCAAAATCCTGCTGGGTGGTCATGGAGGTAATGGGTAGTAGGTAATGGGGACAAAGAACGTCATTACCTACTACCCATTCAATAGGCCAGCTCGGTGAGCGGACTAGCGGGCGCGGGGCGGGTAGGCACCGAACCATCGGGGCAGGCCCAGGGCTCTGGCGGGGCCAGGGGAAGAGCCAGCAGGTCGGCAGGGGTTTGGGCGGCAGGATTAGGGTAGGCGGGTACGCCGATGGTTAAGGCGCTCTGCGGCACGTTCAGGCGGAGAGTACGGTGCAGGTAATCCCAGATGCTGAGTACGATACCGAAGTTGCTATCCGTTTCGCGGCGCACCACCGAGTGGTGAATACCGTGGGCGCGGGGTGTGATGAGCAGCCGCGCCAGGGGCCTTTCCACGGCCAGCGGCAACCGCCAGTTACTGTGCTGAAAGGCCGTGCAGGCTTCAAAAACCACTTCGTAGCCCAGCAC
The genomic region above belongs to Hymenobacter psoromatis and contains:
- a CDS encoding class A beta-lactamase-related serine hydrolase, whose amino-acid sequence is MLGLPFLLLDAGQPLRAQTFPSRAEQIRRVETGLLPSVRFVGDSVWTMAARMKHYGVPGVSIAVIYDSKVIWAKAYGVVDRASKVSVTTHTLFQAASISKAVTAYAALRQVEQGQLHLDGNVNDELRTWHLPDNAFTQTQKVTLRRLLSHTAGVGVDGFPGYAATAPIPTLRQILEGEAPANTGPVRVEQVPGTGFRYSGGGYCIAQQLMLDAASTTDFAVLMQQLVLGPLGMKASTYAQPLPATWQPLAATGYGLDGAAVAGRWHTYPEMSPAGLWTTAADLARFPIEVQRTLQGKSHRVLSPAMAATWLTPVLTDYAAPGPFVRQYGDQKQDIYFEHSGWNEGFSSQFVAHRDKGYGVVVLTNANQPLFVNEVIRAVAETYQWANYSSPRYQRQPLTAADTVPLNGRYRAGPLEALQVVGHGAHLFLKEVAEDPVELFKVADQTFMRLGWDAPVQLVVNPADATPHLVIQLPHTPPRYEHARLAPGEQVPFDWLIRGSFEQAVSAYQQVKTSNPAEAALQEGHLNQVGYQLLKETQMAQALRVFTLTTLLYPQSGNAFDSLAEAYLHSGNKEQARANYARSLALAPQNSNATKMLLELSKK
- a CDS encoding acyl-CoA-binding protein; protein product: MTTQQDFEIAAQRAQQLPAKPSNTVLLQLYALYKQATEGDSTGPRPGGFDFKAIAKHDAWYQLAGLSKDAARQQYVELVTELVG